In Candidatus Omnitrophota bacterium, the following proteins share a genomic window:
- a CDS encoding HNH endonuclease encodes MKWIITVLLLCAPWEGGGRKVSCKICNKNFYAKQCSEKYNRGKFCSRKCYAEWLSQNNRGEAHPNWQGGKSFEPYGLKFNKQLKERIRIRDNFICQECGKTQNELKRKLAIHHIDYCKQNNNPDNLVSLCVSCHPKTNFGRKEWENYYKNKIRGVKK; translated from the coding sequence ATGAAATGGATAATAACGGTATTACTACTCTGCGCGCCGTGGGAAGGTGGAGGAAGGAAAGTAAGTTGTAAAATTTGTAATAAAAACTTCTATGCAAAACAATGTTCTGAAAAATATAATCGTGGAAAATTTTGTTCAAGAAAATGTTATGCCGAATGGTTAAGCCAAAACAATCGGGGGGAAGCCCACCCAAACTGGCAAGGCGGAAAATCATTTGAGCCATACGGATTAAAATTCAATAAACAACTGAAAGAAAGAATTAGAATACGAGATAATTTTATTTGTCAAGAATGTGGTAAAACTCAAAATGAGTTAAAAAGAAAACTTGCAATACACCATATCGATTATTGCAAACAAAATAACAATCCTGATAATTTAGTTTCTCTTTGTGTTAGTTGCCATCCCAAAACTAACTTCGGTAGAAAAGAATGGGAGAATTATTACAAAAATAAAATCAGAGGAGTAAAAAAATGA